TCGCTGCGAGCCGCTCCAATAGTTCGAGCGGGTGGAACACGAGGGCGGTCGTGCCGTCCGACCACTTCGTCTTCTGCGTGAGGAGGATGTTGCCGTCCGGTAGCTCGCGAAGACGGCTCTCGGCAATGGGCGGGCGCAACAAGTAGCGGAGCATCCGTTCGAGGCGATCGCGCTCCTCGGGTTTGGCCGGTGCGCCAGCGTGAAGATCGAAACCCTGATACCGTGCGTGTCTCTTGCGCTTCGGCGCCTTGACGACCTCGTCCGGTTCCTCGCCGATCCGCCGCACACGTTGCCCCGTTCGAGGACCGAACGCGGAGATCCCCTGCACCGAGGCGCCGCTCGCCGCCGCGAGCGCCGGGCTCTCCTCGACGAACGGATCGTCCCAACCGCCGTCGTCGGTGGAGATCGAGATCCGCGTCCGGCCGAGCAGGCGGAGGACGCCCTTTCGAACCGACTTCACTATCACTGCGACGTCCTCGGTCGACGGCGCGGGCAGCCTGTGGAACACGAGCTCCCCGTCAACCTCGACGAACACGCCGTCGAGCGCCGCCATGTGGAAGTGGACGTTGAGATTCAACGCGCCCCCGGCGCGCTGGATCACGGTCACGGCGCCGGTCCGGGCGTTCACGTATCCGCGATCCTTCGCCCTTTTCCGCTGGTACCTGTCGAGCGCTCGCCAGAAGATCCGAAGCACCTTCAGGCTCAACTCGTGATCCCATGCCAACCTGTAGCGCAGCGCGAACGGCACGCTGAGCACCCACTGGCGGACCGGCACGAGCGGAAACACGGAGTCGACGAGGTGCGCGGCGAGCTCGGCCATGCGGCGTCCCGCGCAGCTCGGGCACGCGGCGCGGCGCTTGCACGAAAAGGGAACGAGACGTTCCTTGCCGCACGTCTCGCACTTGAGCCGCGCGAAGCCGCCGGAGAGCGAGCCGCAGGCGAGGAACTTCCGTAGCTCGTCGACGACGAAGTCCGGGACGCCCTCCCCGTCTTCTGACCCGCCGCGTGCTTGGCGGAGAAACTCCTCGAGGTTCTCCCGCACGACCTTGTGCAAGACGGTTGCCTCCGGCGATCGCGGCCGATAGCCGGCCGGGGCGGAGGCGAACGACGAGCCGAGCGACCAAGCTGGCTCTCTCTGGCGGGCAGCTTGTTGCACGCCGCGGCGGGAACCACGATGCGTGCCGAATCGGCGGAATCAGGAAAGACGCGGATATTCGCAGTTGCGCGTCACCGTGAGCGGCGGCGACGCCGGCGGGTGGCGGCGGGCGCCGGTAGCTCGAACACGAGCCCGCCTACATCCTGCGGGCTTCGGCGCGGTCGTCGATCTCCGAGGTCGAAGGCGGTCTGCGGCCGGCGCCCGGGTCGGCCGCTACTTGGCGAGCACCAGGAAGTAGTCGACCTCGAACGGCGCCGCCTTCGCGAGCTGGAGCTCGACCGTGTGCTTGCCCGACGGGAAGGCGTCCGCCCCGATCTCGATCCGCGCCTCGTGCATCTCCTCGCCGCGCAGCTCGATCGACGCGATCTTCCGGCCGTCCACCGCGATCGCGAGCGGGATCGCGGCCCCCTTGTCGGCGTCGAGGTGCCGCGCGCGGACGATGAGCGTCGCGCCCTCCGCGGCCGCGGCGTCGAACGCCAACCGCGCCTCCCGTCCCTTGGTCGCGCACTTCGTCCGCTCGAGGAACTCCTCCGGCAGCACGCGCTCCTTCTCGGCGCAGTCGCCCCACCCGCCCGCGAGCGCCGGCGCGCCCTTCGCGACGTCGGTCCCGAAGAGCTTCCCCTCGCCCACCGCGCCCAAGCGGACGAGCGCCTCCGCGGTCCACTTGATCTCGTGCTCCTCAGCGAGGACGCGGAGCAACCTCGGCACGGCGGCCTCGAGCTCCAGCCACCCGAGCGCCACCACCGCGTAGCCGCGGATGTCCGTGTGCGTGTCGTACTTGAGCACGTCCACGAGCGTGTCGTAGGCGCGCGGATCGCCGATCTTGCCGAGCGCGAGCACCGAGAGGTAGCGCGTGCGCTCCTCGGCGATCGTCTCGATGAGCGGCTCCACGGCCGCGGGATCCCGCAGATCGCCGAGCAGCCGGATCGCGTTCTCCCGCACCTTGAGATCGTCGCGGCCGAGCGCCTCGACGAGCGCGGGCACCGCCGCCGCGTCGCCGAGGCCGCCGAGCGCGAGCGCCACCCTGTCGCGGACCGCGGGGTCGTCGTCGTAGAGCGCGTCGCGCAGGAGGTCGCGGCCCCTATCGATCTTCATCGACACGAGCGCGAGCGCCGCGGCGCGCGCGACCGCCGCGTCCGGATCGTCGACGAGCACCTCGAGCCGCTCGATGCCGTTCCACGCGCGGATCTCGGCGATGAGCCCGAGCGCCTCCTCCCTCCTGGCGGGCGGCGCGGCCCCGTCCTCGGCGAGGCGGAACAGGCCCGGGAGCGCCCGCGTGTCGCGCATGCGGCCGAGCGCGAGCGCCGTGCCGGCCGGATCCTCGCCGCGGCTCAGATCGTCGAGCCAGAGCCGCGTCTCGTCGAGGAGCCGCTCCGCGATCCCGCGCCGCTCGTCGTACCTGTTCGTCAGCTCGCGGGGGTCGGCCTCGAGATCGTAGAGCTCGTAGAGCCCGCGTGACGGGTCCGCGACGAGCTTCCACGGCCAGTCGAGCGCCATGTGCTCGCGCATCACCGACGCGAAAACCGGCCGCGGCACGAGCGCCGCGTCGCCGCCGACGAGCGCGGGGCGCAGATCCCTCCCGGCCATCCCGTCCGGCGGCTGGCGCCCGAGCAGGGCGAGCGCGGTCGGCGCGAGATCGACGAGCGACACCGGGGTCGACACCCGGCGCGGCGCGGCGCCTGGGGTCTTGATGATCAGCGGGACGCGGGTCTGCTCGTCGAACAGCGACGATCCGTGGTAGTGGCCGCCGTGATCCTCGAACTCCTCGCCGTGGTCCGCCGTCAGGACGATCACGGCGTCGCGGGCCAGCTTGTCCTCGAGGTAGTCGATCAATCGCCCCACCTCGGCGTCCGCCGCGAGGATCTCCCCGTCGTACCTGTCCCGGGGCGCCTCGCCGAACCGCTTGGAGAGGTACGGCTCGTGCACGTTGAAGTAGTGCGCCCAGACGAAGAACGCCGGCTCCCCGCGCGCGACGAGGCGATCGACCTCGGCGATGACGTTGTCGGTCAGCTGCTCGGGACGGGGCGCGCCGTGGCTCGCGTCCGTGAAGCCGAACTGCTTCTTCCGGTAGCACCCGACGCTGTCGCCCTCGGTGAAGAAGATCCCTTGCGTGTAGAACGCCGAGGTCTCGTACCCCGCGGCCCCGAGCTCGTCGGCGAGCGTCCGGTGGTCGATCGGCCTGCCGAGGATCGCCTCGTCGTGGAGGTAGCGTGAGGTGTGGAACGACGAGATGGAAAACGAGCTGTGCGGCGCCGTGCAATAGGCGCGTTCGAACACGGTCGCGCGGCTCGCGAGCTCGTCGATCCGGGGCGTGAGCCGTCGCGCCGTGTGGCCGTACGCCCCGAGGCGGTCGGCGCGCAGCGCGTCGATGGTGATGAGGACGAGGTGCGCGCCCGGGAACGCCGGGAGCACCGAGGCGGCCGCCGCGCTCCGCTCCTTCCTCTCGCGCTCGTACCGCTCCCGGCGGGCGGCGGCGGACGGCCTCGGCCCCTCGTCCACGCGGCGCGGGCCCGAGGTGAGGCGGACGACGTTGGCCGCGGTCGTCGTCCGCTCGTAGAGCGCGACCTTCACGACCTGTCGAAGGTCCAGGGTCAGCGCCGCCACGGCGCAGGCGGCGGCAGCGGCGAGCACCCCCACGATCGCGGCGACGGCGACCGATCGGCGCACCGGGCCGCGCGCGAAGACGATCTGGAAGGCGAGCGTCAGCCCGCCGAGCGTGCACACCGCGAGCGCCGCGTGCAGGTAGAGGTACAACCGCCGGTACTGGTTCGCGTCGCACCACCGCATGCAGAGCGACGCCGCGACGAGGATCGCCGCTGCAATCGCGGTGATCGCGTCCAGCCGGGCGCGGCGATCCGCGCGCGCGACGAGTGCGAGCGCCGCGCGGGCGCCGGCGAAGACGAGCGCGACGAGGACGACGATGGTCGCCGCGACGAGCGCCGGCCGCGCGGGGAGCTGCGCCGTGACGCCGCCCTGGAAGAGCCGGAACGCGACGTAGACGAGCGCCGGTGCCGAGACGACGGCGACGAGCGCGGCGGCGAACCCGTGTTCCGACCGGCCCAGGCGCCTTCCGAGCGCCGCCCCGGCGGCGACGACGGCCGTGCAGAAGCACGCGAGCAGCGCGCCGGCTGCGCCGAGCCGCGCACCGATCTGGAGGGTGAGGAGCGCGACGTCGGACGGGCGCGACACCTCGGAGCGGGCCTGGTCGAGATCGAGCGCCGCGGCGACGAGGCCGGCCGCGACGCCGCTCAATACCGCGGGCGCGAGCGGCGCGAAGCGTTTCAATCCCCGGGCGTTTTCAGTGACTTCGTGATCCATGGGACGAGCGCGATGGGCTCAAGTTGGAGGCGCCGACCAGATTCGAACTGGTGATGAAGGTTTTGCAGACCTCTGCCTTACCACTTGGCTACGGCGCCACGAACGGGGGTGGATACTAGCATCACGACCTCTCTTGTCAATCCGAGCGATCTCCGCCCCGGCCGACCACCCCGGCGGTCACGACCCACGGCGCGCCGCCGCGACCGGGCGGGACGGTCTGCGAGATCTCCCGGAGCCCGGCGGACATGGCACTCGCGCACAGGACGTCTCGCCGGCAGGGGGGCTGCGTGCCCCGGCGCAGGGCGCCAAACGGCCGGACGAGGGCGCCGCGCCTCCCGTCGGTCACCGGGTGCGGGAACACGATCGCGCCGCCGGGGCGGACGAACGGCGTGAGCGCACGGATCGCCGCCGCCGGATCGGCGCCGCGCGGCAGGCCGGCGGTGAGGACGAGCGCGTCGAGGCTCGACGGCCGAAACGGCAGGGCCGCGAAGCGCGCCTCCACGATCGCGAACGGCCGCTCCCCGGGGAGGCCGAGCCTTTCCGCCGCCCGGAAGAGCACACGAAACCTGTCCCCGGCGACGACGGTCGCGTGCCCCTCGGCGAGCAGGGAGCAGAGGAGCCCCGGGTTCCCCCGGTAGAAGACGCCGATCTTCAACCGCGCGCGGCCGGCGCTCCTGCGCAACGCCGCCAGGACGGCTCCCGCGACGTCGGTCAACCGCCCGCCCCTTCCCCGGCATCGGGCTTCGGGATCCCCTTCTTGCGGATCTCGAGCCTCTTCACGTGCCGCGCGTCCGCGTCGATCACGGCGATCTCGAACTCGCCCCGATCGACGATCTTGCCGCGCCGCGGGATCCTCCCCGCCTCGGCCACGACGTACCCGCCGACCGACGCGTAGTCGCCGGTGTCCGGGATCTCGATCCCGGTCTCGTCGTGCAGGTCGTGGATGGAGATGCGCGCGTCGACCTGCCAGCGCCCTTCCTCGGTCTTCTGGATGAGCGGCTCCTCGGGATCGAACTCGTCGCGGATCTCGCCGACGAGCTCCTCGATGATGTCCTCGAGCGTGATGAGCCCCGCGGTGCCGCCGAACTCGTCGACCACCATCGACATGTGCTGGCCGCGGCGCCGCATGTCGGCGAGGAGGAGGTTGATCTTCTGCGTCTTCGGGGCGAACAGGGGCTCGCCGCGGACGAGGTCGCCGGCGGTCGTCGTCTCCGGCACGCTCCGCCTGTGGATCTGCCGCAGCACGTCCTTCGCGTACAGGATCCCCACGACGTGGTCGAGGTTGGCGTCGAACACCGGGACGCGCGAGTGCCCGCTCTCGATCATCATCTGCGCCACGTCCATGAGCGGCGTGCGCCGATCGATGCCGATGACGTCGGTCCGCGGGATCATGACGTCCTTCACCATGGTGTCCGGAAACTCCATGGCCGACATGAGGAGCTCGCCCTGCCCCTGCTCCTCGAAGACCTCCTGATCGACGCCGCGCCGGATGTGGAACTCGATCTCGTCCTCCGTGGGCGCGTCCCCGTCGTCGTGATCGGCCCAGCGCCCGGCGATGAGCCCGGGGATCCGGGACAGGAGCCACGCGACCGGGCGCAGCAGGAAGTCGACGACGAGCACGATCCGGAGCAGCGGCACGACGACCCGCTCGGCGTTGTGCAGCGCGATCCCCTTGGGCGTGATCTCGGCGAACGCGAGGATGACGAGCGTCAGCCCGAACACGGAGATCGCCTCGGCGTAGTTCGGCACGAAGTAGAGCGCGACGCGGTAGCCGAGGACCGAGCAGAGGATGTTCGCGATGTTGTTGCCGACGAGCAGCGAGGCGATGATCCTCCTCTTGTTGGCGGTCCACCTCTCGAGGATCCCGAACCGGCGGAAGTCCTGGTTGATGAGCACCTCGGCGCGCGACCGCGTGATCGTCGTGAGCGCCGTCTCCGAGGCCGAGAAGAAGGCGCTCGCCACGAGGCACGCGGCGATGCCGATGAGCTCGCCGATGGGTAGGTCGCCGTCCGTCATTCTCTCTCACTCTCCCGCGCCGCGTCCGGCACGTAGCGATCGATTGCACACCCTCCCCGTTTCGTCAAAACGGGAAGCGGACGGAGGTCGCCTCTTCGCTCGCCGCCCACAGGCGCGATGCGGCCTCCGCGTCCCGGGCCCGGGCGCTCGCCGCCGCCTCTCCGGGGCCGCCCCGCAGCGCCGCGAAGCCGCTCGGGCCGAAGAAGTCGCCGCCCCGCACGCCCGGCGCCGTGGCCGCGTACAGGGACGGCAGCGCGCCCCGCGCGGCGGGCTGGGCGATCAGCCGGTTGCCGAGCCGCATGATCGCCGCCTGCGGCCGGGATCCTCCGAGGCGGGCGCTCGTTCCCTGCAGCTCGGTCGCGGCGTAGCCCGGGTGCGCGGCCGCGGCGACGACGTCGAGCGCCGCCGCCCGCAGCCGCCGGTCGAGCTCGAGGTTGAACAGGAGGTTCGCGAGCTTGCTCTG
This window of the Pseudomonadota bacterium genome carries:
- a CDS encoding short-chain dehydrogenase; its protein translation is QSKLANLLFNLELDRRLRAAALDVVAAAAHPGYAATELQGTSARLGGSRPQAAIMRLGNRLIAQPAARGALPSLYAATAPGVRGGDFFGPSGFAALRGGPGEAAASARARDAEAASRLWAASEEATSVRFPF
- a CDS encoding hemolysin family protein, with amino-acid sequence MTDGDLPIGELIGIAACLVASAFFSASETALTTITRSRAEVLINQDFRRFGILERWTANKRRIIASLLVGNNIANILCSVLGYRVALYFVPNYAEAISVFGLTLVILAFAEITPKGIALHNAERVVVPLLRIVLVVDFLLRPVAWLLSRIPGLIAGRWADHDDGDAPTEDEIEFHIRRGVDQEVFEEQGQGELLMSAMEFPDTMVKDVMIPRTDVIGIDRRTPLMDVAQMMIESGHSRVPVFDANLDHVVGILYAKDVLRQIHRRSVPETTTAGDLVRGEPLFAPKTQKINLLLADMRRRGQHMSMVVDEFGGTAGLITLEDIIEELVGEIRDEFDPEEPLIQKTEEGRWQVDARISIHDLHDETGIEIPDTGDYASVGGYVVAEAGRIPRRGKIVDRGEFEIAVIDADARHVKRLEIRKKGIPKPDAGEGAGG
- a CDS encoding sulfatase-like hydrolase/transferase codes for the protein MKRFAPLAPAVLSGVAAGLVAAALDLDQARSEVSRPSDVALLTLQIGARLGAAGALLACFCTAVVAAGAALGRRLGRSEHGFAAALVAVVSAPALVYVAFRLFQGGVTAQLPARPALVAATIVVLVALVFAGARAALALVARADRRARLDAITAIAAAILVAASLCMRWCDANQYRRLYLYLHAALAVCTLGGLTLAFQIVFARGPVRRSVAVAAIVGVLAAAAACAVAALTLDLRQVVKVALYERTTTAANVVRLTSGPRRVDEGPRPSAAARRERYERERKERSAAAASVLPAFPGAHLVLITIDALRADRLGAYGHTARRLTPRIDELASRATVFERAYCTAPHSSFSISSFHTSRYLHDEAILGRPIDHRTLADELGAAGYETSAFYTQGIFFTEGDSVGCYRKKQFGFTDASHGAPRPEQLTDNVIAEVDRLVARGEPAFFVWAHYFNVHEPYLSKRFGEAPRDRYDGEILAADAEVGRLIDYLEDKLARDAVIVLTADHGEEFEDHGGHYHGSSLFDEQTRVPLIIKTPGAAPRRVSTPVSLVDLAPTALALLGRQPPDGMAGRDLRPALVGGDAALVPRPVFASVMREHMALDWPWKLVADPSRGLYELYDLEADPRELTNRYDERRGIAERLLDETRLWLDDLSRGEDPAGTALALGRMRDTRALPGLFRLAEDGAAPPARREEALGLIAEIRAWNGIERLEVLVDDPDAAVARAAALALVSMKIDRGRDLLRDALYDDDPAVRDRVALALGGLGDAAAVPALVEALGRDDLKVRENAIRLLGDLRDPAAVEPLIETIAEERTRYLSVLALGKIGDPRAYDTLVDVLKYDTHTDIRGYAVVALGWLELEAAVPRLLRVLAEEHEIKWTAEALVRLGAVGEGKLFGTDVAKGAPALAGGWGDCAEKERVLPEEFLERTKCATKGREARLAFDAAAAEGATLIVRARHLDADKGAAIPLAIAVDGRKIASIELRGEEMHEARIEIGADAFPSGKHTVELQLAKAAPFEVDYFLVLAK
- a CDS encoding transposase, yielding MHKVVRENLEEFLRQARGGSEDGEGVPDFVVDELRKFLACGSLSGGFARLKCETCGKERLVPFSCKRRAACPSCAGRRMAELAAHLVDSVFPLVPVRQWVLSVPFALRYRLAWDHELSLKVLRIFWRALDRYQRKRAKDRGYVNARTGAVTVIQRAGGALNLNVHFHMAALDGVFVEVDGELVFHRLPAPSTEDVAVIVKSVRKGVLRLLGRTRISISTDDGGWDDPFVEESPALAAASGASVQGISAFGPRTGQRVRRIGEEPDEVVKAPKRKRHARYQGFDLHAGAPAKPEERDRLERMLRYLLRPPIAESRLRELPDGNILLTQKTKWSDGTTALVFHPLELLERLAA
- a CDS encoding methyltransferase domain-containing protein — protein: MTDVAGAVLAALRRSAGRARLKIGVFYRGNPGLLCSLLAEGHATVVAGDRFRVLFRAAERLGLPGERPFAIVEARFAALPFRPSSLDALVLTAGLPRGADPAAAIRALTPFVRPGGAIVFPHPVTDGRRGALVRPFGALRRGTQPPCRRDVLCASAMSAGLREISQTVPPGRGGAPWVVTAGVVGRGGDRSD